A stretch of Aythya fuligula isolate bAytFul2 chromosome 1, bAytFul2.pri, whole genome shotgun sequence DNA encodes these proteins:
- the MTNR1B gene encoding melatonin receptor type 1B — translation MLENGSLRNCCDPGGRGRFGSAEREEEAAGSPRPAWVVSALSSVLIFTTVVDILGNLLVIVSVFKNRKLRNSGNAFVVSLALADLVVALYPYPLVLLAIFHNGWTLGEMHCKVSGFVMGLSVIGSIFNITAIAINRYCYICHSFAYDKVYSCWNTMLYVSLVWVLTVIATVPNFFVGSLKYDPRIYSCTFVQTASSYYTIAVVVIHFIVPITVVSFCYLRIWVLVLQVRRRVKSETKPRLKPSDFRNFLTMFVVFVIFAFCWAPLNFIGLAVAIDPLEMAPKVPEWLFIISYFMAYFNSCLNAIIYGLLNQNFRNEYKRILMSLWMPRLFFQETSKGGTDGQKSKPSPALNNNDQMKTDTL, via the exons ATGCTGGAGAATGGCTCCCTGAGGAACTGCTGCGACCCGGGCGGGAGGGGTCGCTTCGGCTCGGCCGAacgggaggaggaggcggcgggctCCCCGCGGCCCGCCTGGGTAGTGTCGGCTCTCTCCAGCGTGCTGATCTTCACCACGGTGGTGGACATCTTGGGCAACCTGCTGGTCATCGTCTCCGTCTTCAAGAACCGCAAGCTCAGGAACTCAG gTAACGCATTTGTGGTGAGCTTGGCTTTGGCTGACCTGGTCGTGGCCTTGTATCCATACCCACTGGTGCTCTTAGCTATTTTCCACAATGGATGGACTTTGGGTGAAATGCACTGTAAAGTGAGTGGCTTTGTGATGGGACTAAGTGTAATAGGCTCCATTTTCAACATCACTGCAATTGCAATAAACCGATATTGCTATATATGTCATAGCTTTGCCTATGATAAAGTGTATAGCTGCTGGAACACAATGCTCTACGTCTCCTTAGTCTGGGTATTAACAGTAATTGCAACTGTACCAAATTTTTTTGTTGGCTCTTTAAAGTACGATCCACGCATCTATTCATGCACATTTGTTCAGACTGCAAGCTCCTACTATACAATAGCTGTTGTGGTAATTCATTTCATCGTCCCTATCACTGTTGTGAGTTTCTGCTACCTTCGAATTTGGGTTTTAGTGCTTCAAGTTAGAAGACGAGTCAAGTCAGAAACAAAGCCGAGACTGAAGCCAAGTGACTTCAGAAACTTTCTTACCATGTTTGTGGTTTTCGtgatttttgccttttgctgGGCACCTCTGAACTTCATAGGACTGGCAGTAGCCATCGATCCTTTGGAAATGGCACCAAAAGTTCCTGAATGGTTATTCATTATAAGCTACTTCATGGCCTATTTCAACAGCTGCCTTAATGCAATAATATATGGACTTCTTAACCAGAATTTTAGAAATGAATACAAACGAATTTTAATGTCACTGTGGATGCCAAGGCTTTTCTTCCAGGAGACATCCAAAGGAGGAACTGATGGCCAGAAGAGCAAGCCTTCTCCTGCTTTAAATAACAATGACCAAATGAAAACTGATACTTTGTAA